The sequence below is a genomic window from Ipomoea triloba cultivar NCNSP0323 chromosome 10, ASM357664v1.
TTGAAGATGGGATGCAGTCTATTAGGATGAACTATTATCCACCATGTCCCATAGCAGACCAAGTTATCGGCCTTAGTCCTCACTCTGATGTTGGTGGTCTAACCATACTCCTTCAAGCAAATGAAACACAAGGCCTTGAGATTAAAAAAGATGGAAAATGGATTCCCATTGTGCCAATTCCTAATGCCTTCATTGTCAATGTTGGGGATTGTATTGAGgtaattaattttatcttttgttttttcttgttgTTTCTAAAAGGCTGAATCCCCAACCTTAAGGATTCAGCTGAACACAAAGGCTAGATCTTTGTTTACTGTGCACAACTGTACAAGAAGCCCTcctcattttgagaggttgcttCCACTTGTAACCAACTAAAATGCTTatgcagatttttttttttgttgcttcttttCGATAGAACTGGAGGGAAAGTGAAATTAACTTGAGACTTGTCGTTTAATTAAACTCTTAAACATATACAatcgaattacaatttttttaattttaaaaattataaagtgaaTAATTAAGTCAATCTTGCAGATTTTTACAAATGGAATTTATCCCAGCATTGAGCACCGTGGAGTAGTAAGCCGTGACAAAGTGAGGGTTTCTATTGCGACGTTTCACAGCCCAAAGTTGGATGGGGAGTTAGGTCCAGCAAGCAATCTTATAACTTCACAAACCCCAGCAAAATTCAGGAGGGTTAGCGTCGCAGATTATTTTCGTCTTTATTTGGGACGAAAACTTGATGGGAAATCACATACTCATGTCTTTAGGATTggcaattaaagaaaaataatagcAATTACTGTTATCTTCAATATTAATAATGGACACCATGTGTCAGATTACTGTTATCTTCAATATTAATAATGGACACAATGTCATCAATTTTACATGGgcaacatgtttttttttttaatactactaactctggcatcaaacccttttctttatacgggaggtggtgggttcgagcctcagtggaggcaatactgactcttgtgcttcaataggttgagaaagtagttatgaacagatacatGGGCAACATGTTAgttactttttttgtttttctttcgaATTTGAGTATtgttcaaaacaatttttttttaaatttttttttctcaatttgatAGTCTatacatttacatttttaaaaataactatcttcaaaaaaaaaaataataataacttgatAACTGTACTTATTTGATGTCATATAATTGTgttgcaaattttactgtggatcgcggtccacaatggtttgtggaccatgcatcaaaacaacgtcttttttattaatgaaaacagacggctgaaacggcctccgttccacgtcattcactttcagttcatatacactacagttacatgTCAATACAaatgcagtttcttttcgatataactgtagtttcattcgagattatacactcaaatatgtgaactttttattcagttttctttcaacacaactacaacttattttataatacactgcagtttcctttcaatacaactacaatatcatttcgatatgactacaatttcattggacaatatacacctaaaaaatgtgaaactgttattcagattagtatcagtttatatacactgtagttacattttaacacaactacagttacatttcgatataactacagtttcattcgataatataaaaacacaaatgtgaaactgttattcagtatcagtttatatacacttcagttacatttcaacacaactactgTTACagttcgatataactacagtttcattcggtaatataaaaataaatgtgagacaatatcttttgagatgaactgtagtatcagttacggagctccgttacgacTAACGAACGCcgtttctcccacttactgaaacgacgtcgttttgtgaccatggtccaccgtataacgactGTATTGTGTCTACGCTTAACAAAAATGTACTAGTAACAAATACTTTGATGGTTTTGTTGGAACTAGGTTCATTATAAACCGGGTATAGAATACAAAACGAGAATTGaaaaatagtagtattattaGCTCGAGGCTCTAGGCCCAAAACAATACGTACAAAGCTCGAGATACTCGCCCGAATTCAAATAATAGgctaagaataataaataatacaagctatagcctaataatgaaatagaaataataatgttaccgCTTGccgcagtgttgcaaaaatctcgcaTAGACGCcaattaatccccgcctaggcgctaggcgtcggcgtcggtcgaccgcctagcgtatcaccttaaatggtggtatAGGCGACTGGCCGGCTAGGCAACCGactaggccgccaaagcaccgcctaggccgcttatgCGTTAACCGactaggccgccaaagcaccacctaggccgcttaggcgttaaccgcctaggcctcctaggcgccgactagacctcctaggcaccgactaggttacctagtcggccgattagctattgttctcatttttttaataggttatttcactcaaaataatatcgttttgagtgaaataaccctaataaattgtataaactctagatattttttaggttaatatttaatattttagtattaactattaaagtattatatagtttataattattagtctttaaaaaatcaaaaatacttaaaacaaatttttataaaataaaaaatacatggacgcctaggcgtcgattaatcCCCACCATGCGCTAGGCGCTCACCTAACGCGAATGCTGGCAGGAGAGAGAGGATTCAAACCAATGGACCATAAAGGGTTTGGTGAGCAAAGGGATGCTCTTTTAAGGGGAGGGGATGGTGgctatttatattgttgaagaTGTCACGGATGCTTCACAAATGTACGGCATCGAGTTGCCTTCAATATTGGCCATACGCGTGTCCCCACTACTTGGATGTCATTGATcctgtaagtgtacaaatgatacacggtcctTATGTTATTGGCtacattatttgtcaaaaatacacttagcctATATCTAGGTTTTATTAGCTTTTTGGACCGTAAGTCAGTGTGTCCACCAGTGCTGAAAGTGAAGCTGTGCCAGCGGTTGCTGTCTCAGACTGCAAGGAATTAGTCCACCAATTCAAATTGTGTGGCTAACAGAATTTTAAGGGGTGTGGATCTCTTTTATTCAAGGAGATTttcagatctaaaattgtgaaggtTGTTAAAGGATGCTACACTATATAAAGGAAGGCACTTGAAGCTCTAACATTCACCTTTCTACAGAATACAAGTTGAGAGCTTTCACACGTGAATATTAAGAAGATCATTTGAAGATTTAATGAAGTTTTATCACTGTCTTTGATGCTGTCGTTGATGCTGAGCtgagatgaagaattgaagaattcttggcttgcagttttgacaattcaaaagtagatgttgaaggttgtgtGTTGGTAGTGAACCTTTGTACGTTCGGGTTGTATTCCAACTTGTGTAAACCTTggtgcatctagtggattgggcaaaagctgagtagccccgcagatgtaggagtgatagctccgaactgcgtgatcaattcCTGTGTCCGGGTTCTCTGTCTTTActtgcgttttttttttctctcgttTGGCTTTTAGTTCATCTAATCTGGACTAAGATCTATAAAAACGTTAATTAATCCCtaaagtattgcattcaagatccacgaagttttttcaattggtatcagagcacgggGACTTAATCTATTAGTCTACCGATCTGGCAATCtcgtgtttcttgaactcaaTTCTTTATTGTCTGTTCGTTGCTTTATTTTCGGGTCTCGCTGTCTCTTGTTCTGTCTCACCGTGTGTTGAGTGTGTCAGGATGGACAGGATGAAAACTCCTCCCGAGTTAACAGGTGACAACTACCCATACTGGAAGGCTCGGACAAGAATGCATCTAAAAGCTTTAGGTGATCGCATTTGGACAGCTGTCCTAACTGGTTGGGAACACCCCAAAAAGGAGGGTACAACAGAAAATGATCCCAAAGTGCTTAAACCAGAAATTGAATGGGATGCAGCTGAAAGGACCTCTGCAGGATATAATCATAAAGCTTTAGATACTATTTATTCGCTAATGCATGAAAGTCAGTTTACTTTAGTTGCAGGTTGTGAATCTGCAAAAGAAGCTTGGGACATATTGGAAACTACCTATGAAGGTACTGACTCAGTAAGACAATCTAAGTTACAGTTGGTACATTCAGACTTTGAAGATCTAAGGATGAATGAAAACGAAAATATTACGAGCTTCAACGAACGTGTTCAAGAATTGGCAAATCGAGCTGCTGTGTTAGGCGAACCATTTCCCCAACAAAAATTGGTCAAGAAAGTCTTGCGATCTCTACCACAGCGTTTTCGAATGAAGGTAACCGCTATCCAGGAAAACACAGGTTGGGAAGAAAAAACTCTTGCAGCGTTGATGGGAAGTCTTAAGACCTACGAAATGGAGATTCTGACCGATCATACAAAGAAGGAGAAATCCGTTGCTTTCAACGCTAAAGGACAAGACTTCGACTTGCCTGATACAGATGAGTTTTCTGATGATCCTGTTGGTTTATTATctaaacatttttctaaaattttgaaacaggtCAAGCAAAAGAATTACACACAAAATAATAGGGTGCAAAATCAGAAAGGAATCAACTTGAATAGCTCAAAAGGTGTGTCAAAATCTGGAGGATCAACATCTAAATCATCTGGCTCACGTTCTGGTAAATCTAAAGACAAAGTAAACAAGGGCATCCGATGCTATGAATGCGAAGGATTTGGACATGTTCAGGCCGAGTGTCCAACATTCTTACGAAGAAAGAAGTCCATGACGGCCCTAACCTGGAGCGATGATGAACCTGAATCAGAAGCTGCTGATTCAGACACTGAcgaattttctggaaattttgtgGCCTTTACTGCAATAGCTGACGTTGATCCTGACACAGAAGAGCTCGATGGTTCAGACAATGGAGAATATAATTCTGCTGAAGATCGAGAGTTACCTCCTGTGTCGtatgaattagaatacaaaAAGTTGTACTCCAGATGGGAGGCTTTATTTAAAGTGCATCATTCTTTGTCTAGTAAAATTGTTGTATTAGAAGATGCTAAGATGGTGTACAAAAACCAAGCTTCTGAAAAAGATATCCTTCTGAAGGCTAGTCTTGAACGTGAGGAAAAGCTACAACAGGAGCTGGACACGCTCAAACGACGTATCAAGATGATGGACACCACATCTACCCTTGATGAAATACTTGATTCAGGAAGACAAACGTCTACAAAATTTGGGCTTGGTTTCTCCGGTGGGAAGAACAAAGATACTGTGTTTGTGAGAAGTTCTGAACCAGTTCATAACACGACAAAATCAAACCCAGCTCAACAAGGCAATATGACAGCGTCTAAACCAGTGTATGACACGCCTGAATCAAGCTCAGCTTCACAACGCCGTGTGACAGAATCTGGATCATATCGTGTCTTTCCCAAACCCAATACATCTAGACGAGGCTATGGTAATGTATGGTATCCAAATTTTCATCGCATGAGATATAATCCGGTTTGTCATTATTGCAGGATGCGCGGGCACACCAGACCAGAATGTTACTATTTCTACAAGGATCAAAGGGctacaaaatactccaacaagttTATTGCTCCCTTTACCAAACAAATCTGGGTCAAGAAAGCTGACTTTGTTTGTCACGTTTCGTTTCACACTAAAAGTTCAGGACGAGAAGGAAGATGGTACTTCGACAGCGGCTGTTCTCGTCATATGACAGGAAACTCAAACTACCTGACAGATGTTAAGGAAAGTCAAGGAGAAGTTACCTTTGGCGATGGAGTAAAGGGTAAAATCAAAGGAGTTGGCACACTAAATGTAGCTGGTTTACCAAAACTGAAACGTGTGCTTCTAGTTAATGGGTTGCACGCAAATCTCATAAGTATCAGCCAACTTTGTGATCAAAACTGGCATGTGTCCTTCACGAAAGATCTATGCAGTGTCCTGAACGATCAACAACAATGTGTTATGGAAGGTAAGCGTTCTTCAGACAACTGCTATATACTAACAAACGATACTCTTTGTTGCAGGACAAGTATAAATGAATCAGAATTGTGGCATCAAAAGTTGGGTCATCTAAACTATAGGTCTTTGGATCATCTAGTAAAGACTCAAGGAGTTCTTGGTCTACCCAAGGCAAAGTTTGATTCAACAGGGGTGTGCGCTGCATGTCAAGCCGGAAAGCAAACCAGATCGTCTCACTCTCCTCAAAAAGTAATCAACACAAAGCATTGCTTGGAACTGATACATATGGATCTCATCGGACCGACACAAACCGAAAGCATCGGAggtaaaaagtatattttagtTTGTGTTGACGATTATTCGCGTTTTTCTTGGGTGAACTTTCTCAGGGAAAAGTCTGAAACTCTCAAAGCATTCAAAGCCTTAAGTCTGAAGCTTCAGAAGATGAAAAAAGAGCCAATCATCCGGATACGAAGCGATCATGGACGTGAGTTTGACAATAATCCGTTCGACGAGTTTTGCAACAATTCCGGTATCACGCATGAATACTCAGCCCCTAAGacgcctcaacaaaatggagtcgTTGAAAGGAAGAATCGTACCATTCAAGAAATGGCTAGAGTGCTTCTAAACGCAAAGGCGTTACCTCAAAAGTTCTGGGCTGAAGCAGTTAACACGGCCTGTCATATCATCAACAGAGTTTATCTTAGACCAGACACAAATCAAACTCCATATGAGATATGGAAAGGTAAGAAACCAAACCTAAagtattttcacatttttggctCACGGTGCTTTATTTTGAAGGATAGAACTCCAACTGCGAAGTTTGAACCCAAAAGCGACGAAGGAATATTTCTCGGATATTCCTCAAATAGTCGAGCATACCGGGTCTACAACAAAGTTACAAAAACCATAATGGAGTCAACAAATGTGGTGGTAGATGATCAACCCGAAGATGTTGTTGAAATTCAGTCATCTGGATTTTCACCGGAAGATGAACCAAATAGTTCAGACTCTTCTACAGCACATAATTCAGAATCTCCTAGTACGAGTCAAGAACCATCAACTTTAAACACGCCTGAAGATGAACCTGAAACTGATCAGTATGAGGTTGACATACCTACTCGTACACAAAAGAATCATCCTATTCAGAATGTCATTGGAGATCCAAGTGCTGGAATTCGTACCAGGAGAacacctaggaaggattactcTCAACTCGCTGGCTATGCATGTTACACATCGAAAATTGAGCCTAAGACAGTAAAAGAAGCTCTCACTGATGAGCATTGGATCAAGGCAATGCAAGAAGAACTAGAGCAATTCGAGAGAAACAAGGTATGGTCACTTGTCCCTAAACCTAATAATGTGAATGTTGTAGGTACAAAGTGGATCTTTCGGAACAAAACCGACTCAGATGGCAACATTGCACGCAACAAAGCGAGATTGGTAGCTCAAGGCTATTCACAAATCGAGGGGATTGACTACGATGAGACTTTTGCTCCTGTCGCTCGACTAGAGTCAATACGTCTTCTCCTGTCTATTGCATGTGCTTTAAAGATCAAACTATACCAGATGGATGTTAAAACATCGTTTCTAAATGGCTATCTGAATGAAGACATATACGTTGCTCAACCAAAGGGATTTGTAGATCCTCATCATCCGGATTATGTCTACAAGCTACAAAGGGCGTTGTACGGACTCAAACAGGCCCCGAGAGCCTGGTATGAGAGGCTGACGCAGTACCTGATTCAGCACGGCTTCAACCGAGGGGGAGTAGACAAAACCCTCTTTATCCAAAAGTCAGGTAAACATCTCACTATTGCACAAGTATATGTTGACGATATTGTCTTTGGATTTACTGAAGCAGGTGCAACTGATGAGCTCGTGAAAGTCATGCAACATGAGTTTGAAATGAGTATGATTGGGGAGCTGACCTACTTTTTAGGACTTCAGATAAAGCAAACTGATGAAGGCATATTTATTTCTCAAGAGAAATATGCCAAGAACATTCTGACAAAGTTTAGACTTGAATCTGCAAAAGACGCTAGAACCCCAATATCTACATCAACGAAACTTTTCAAAGATGAAAATGGTGTTTCAGTTGACTCTACTCTCTATCGGAGTATGATAGGAAGTCTGCTATATCTGACAGCCAGCAGGCCAGATATTATGTTCAGTGTAGGAGCATGTGCGCGATATCAAGCTGATCCGAAAGAATCTCATATTAAAGCAGTGAAACGTATTTTAAAATACGTGAAAGGTACGCTAAACTACGGTATATGGTTTTCAAATGACACTAATCTGAGTTTGGTAGGTTTTAGCGATGCCGACTGGGCTGGAAATGCGGACgatagaaaaagcacatcaggtgGCTGTTTCTTTATCGGCAAAAACTTGGTCTCCTGGCTAAGTAAGAAGCAAAATTCGATCTCTCTTAGTACCGCTGAAGCAGAGTATATAGCTGCAGGGAGTGCTTGTACACAGTTACTTTGGATGCGACAAATGTTATCTGACTACGGGCTAAATCAAAATCTTATGATCTTGTACTGTGACAACACCAGCGCCATCAACATATCAAAAAACCCGGTGCAGCACTCAAGAACGAAACACATCGATATAAGGCATCACTTCATTCGTGAACTGGTGGAAGACAAggaaattgaattgaattatgTTACAACGGAGAAAAATTTGGCGGATCTTTTCACTAAACCTTTGGACAAATCTCGTTTTGAAATGTTACGATCAGCCCTGGGAATCTGCAATTTTTCGAATTAAAGTTTGGGTGATCGATATATAAcaggtatttttttaaataaatcattttatcactaatattttttttagtgttttattttttcaggGATAAATAATGgttgatacattttttttcttggcCGAAAAATATCCAAGAATCCTAAACcttataatatttctttttatccTAAATCTTCTACCTACTTATCCTAAAAGATCTCAAAATCTTGTTGGATTTAATCTCATCTACCCTCACGCATCCCAATGCTTTAAAAGTCTATCATTTACACAAAACATCACTTTTCCCCTTTCTTCTTCGTGACCTACCCGATCGGCTTCCTCAAAGCTCCACACCGAAAAATCAAGCTCTTCTCCCATGGCTTCAAGCTCCAATTCACAAATTGACACTAACCCGTTCCTAATCTTCAAAACTACGGATGAAAGGAACGCTCTTTTTCGATCTATCCTCACAAATTCCTCAAATCTCTCACCCTCTTGCAAAGAACGGGTCTTGGCAACTCTTCTGCAAAATCAAGAGCTTTTGGATGAGTTATCTACGAAGGAGTCCCGGAATCTCCTCACATTGGCTCAGGGAATCGGTGCTACGCCATGGCCGCTTGAAGAAAGtgatgatgatgttgatgaGGCAGAGCTTCAGGCAGCGTTGGAGGCTTCGAAAAAGATGGATAATGTGGTATCTTTCTCTGTTTCCTCTAGTTCTGGCACTGTCTCGTTGCCTGTTTCAGTTTCGCCCTCTTTAGTTTCTTCGTTACCTTGTGCTGTAGTTTGTTCTGTTATGCCTAGCGCTTCGTGTGTTACATCTGTGGCTGCTTCTATATGCCCTTTAAATGTGTCTTCTGCTGTTAACTCTGATATAGTGCATATACCTGCTGCTTTATCTGCTGATTCGGTAGTGGCTACTGGCTCTGTTTCTGTCTCTGTTCCAGCATGCTCTGTTTCTGGCTCTACTTCTGACTCTGTTTTAGGAAGGTCTAAGCCTGAGCAAGTCACAATTCCTGATGCCTCTACGTTTAATATACGTGATATTGCATTATATGTTGACTTGCCTGCTGCATTTCCTGTCTCAAAATCTGATAATGTTTCGGTCACTGGTGCTACATGTCCCTTGCCTGTGTCTGAGTCTGTCACTGTTCCAGCTTCATCTGGTTCAGTTCCTTTGTCTGCCAGCACTACCGAATTATTATCTgatttaatatcaaaattgcCTATACCTTGCTCTGCTTTGCCTGTGTCTGTGCCTCTTATACAGGTTCCTATTGAAAAATCCACTCAAAAAGCCAAAAAGAAAGTTTCTGGGAAAAGGAAACTAGATGATACAAGTGATGTGATCATTGTTGGAGAAAAGCGCAAAGGAAAAAAGCCTATGACCACTTCTACTTCAAGAATGACTCGGTCTAAATCTGCCTTTGGATCTGTTGATGATGCTGCCTCTGTTAGCCCTATCATCGACCCTGCCTCACTACCCGCAAGCATCAAGATTGAGAAGTTCAAGCCGATCTTGCGTGATTCATCCTTGATTAGAGAGTGGACTACTCATAGCTCTCGTGGTGTGTTGCTTCAGAAGGAGATTGATGTCGATGATCTTATGCGCCACTGCAATATCATTCCGTTGTTGAAAGATCAAGATTTGCTTCAAACGGTTCAGAATGTGGGTCCTTGTTCTGAGTGGTTGACTGCTGAGCTGTCTGCTGATTCCACTTTTCCAGAGTCTACTTTGTTTCACAAGGCATATGTTCGTGGCAAATGGTATGATTTCAGTCCAGAAATCATCAACAAGTTCTACAATCGGGCTGCTCTATCTGACAAGTGTAATCCAGGCTTAGACACTCTAGCTGCTGCCTTAACACACAACAAGCTCACCACCTGGCCTAAAGGGAATTTGTCTTCTCAACAGCTGACTGCCGTATACTCTGTTCTGTTTCGTCTAGCCATGAGCAACTGGCTGCCTACAATGTCCAAGAGCTCAATTTCGACAAAGATGGCTCTCTTGCTCTACAAAGTTCGTCACATGGTCAAGTTTGATCTTGGTGAAATTATCTACGGTCACATCATGGAGTTTGTTCTTAAGAAGAAGGAGTCCAAAATTCATCTTCCCTTTCCAAATTTGATCTTTGGGATACTCAAGGCTCAAGGGTTTACTCCATACAAGAATGAGCCATTGTTGGAAATTCCAAGCCAGTACACTGTTGATTCCAGGCTTTGCTTGAAAGATCATCATGATGATCGTCCACAGCTTGGAACAGTTCCTGTTCCACTACTCAGTCCAGTCCGTGCTGCTACGCACTCTGGCTCATCCTCTGTTCCTCAATCTCGGGCTACTTCAGCGCTTGACACAGCTGCTATACCTATGCTTCAAGCTCGTGTTCAGGCTTCCCAATCCACGCTTATGTACATTAAGAATGCTATTGTCTCTCTCCAAACTGCTGCTGCTGATCTTGAGAAGTCTCATCTTGCTGACATGCGCGCACTCACCCGATTGGAGCTACTACAAGTCTCACGTCAAGCTGCTCAAGACCATAGTCCTGCTCAAGATGTGTCGGGCTcgggtgatgatgaagatgcgTTTGATTCTGATTAGGTGGTCGCCCTTTGTCAATTCTTTGACAAAAAGGGGGAGTAATAAGTTGAGGGGgagaaaatatttgatgcaTGACAATCCACTTTTTGCTACGGGTCTATGgataatgacttttttttgtgCTTTTGTTGAAATGGTTGAATGGTTGAACAATGGCATTTTATGGTGATGAATGAATGATGATGAATGAGTTTTATCTCTCTTTGATGGTTGGTTAAGAACGTTGTTTGCGTGGAGTGTCTTTGTTCGTCTCGTGATCTATCGTACGTGGGTATTTTCTCTAATCTTTCTTTGTAGTTATCCTCTTGGTCTTACTTGTTACCAAACTAACTTATGGCAtgctaaataaaatattttatgctTATCTTTCGTAAAAATGCCTAAGTGTGTTTGAAGgtgatttttgtcaaataattgccaaagggggagattgtaagtgtacaaatgatacacggtcctTATGTTATTGGCtacattatttgtcaaaaatacacttagcctATATCTAGGTTTTATTAGCTTTTTGGACCGTAAGTCAGTGTGTCCACCAGTGCTGAAAGTGAAGCTGTGCCAGCGGTTGCTGTCTCAGACTGCAAGGAATTAGTCCACCAATTCAAATTGTGTGGCTAACAGAATTTTAAGGGGTGTGGATCTCTTTTATTCAAGGAGATTttcagatctaaaattgtgaaggtTGTTAAAGGATGCTACACTATATAAAGGAAGGCACTTGAAGCTCTAACATTCACCTTTCTACAGAATACAAGTTGAGAGCTTTCACACGTGAATATTAAGAAGATCATTTGAAGATTTAATGAAGTTTTATCACTGTCTTTGATGCTGTCGTTGATGCTGAGCtgagatgaagaattgaagaattcttggcttgcagttttgacaattcaaaagtagatgttgaaggttgtgtGTTGGTAGTGAACCTTTGTACGTTCGGGTTGTATTCCAACTTGTGTAAACCTTgg
It includes:
- the LOC116033675 gene encoding protein SRG1-like, which codes for MFYIQTQPPQMRSPRLFSNLPDSFRETVEAYSLEVSKLAMKVLSHVAKNLGIEADEMNMLFEDGMQSIRMNYYPPCPIADQVIGLSPHSDVGGLTILLQANETQGLEIKKDGKWIPIVPIPNAFIVNVGDCIEIFTNGIYPSIEHRGVVSRDKVRVSIATFHSPKLDGELGPASNLITSQTPAKFRRVSVADYFRLYLGRKLDGKSHTHVFRIGN